From Megalobrama amblycephala isolate DHTTF-2021 linkage group LG8, ASM1881202v1, whole genome shotgun sequence, the proteins below share one genomic window:
- the gpr17 gene encoding uracil nucleotide/cysteinyl leukotriene receptor, whose product MEFPLTELPTLLPNRSMESCPPVDNTVENMIFGLYYIIVFLLALNGNSLALWIFARQRGNSSPANVFLLHLAVADLFYIFVLPLRATYHLTGGHWPFGEIPCRLAGFFFYVNMYASLYFLACVAGDRYLAVVHAVRSLKIRHPRYAHITSFALWALVIVSMAPLLVTKQTAEINGSTVCLQLYREKASRRALVSLAVAFMPPFIATLSCYLLIVHSLRKGSRLEPALKLRALRTIGLVMLIYIVCFLPYHLSRATFILGYGHPDLSCQIKRGLALANRLTSSLTCLNGALDPLVYLFAAEKFRGSVRRLFCRDKSGGSGATSGDLKGTHESSMSAKSEF is encoded by the coding sequence ATGGAGTTCCCCCTTACAGAACTTCCCACCTTGCTGCCCAATCGATCCATGGAGAGCTGTCCACCTGTGGACAATACAGTGGAGAATATGATCTTTGGATTGTACTACATCATAGTTTTCCTTCTTGCGCTGAACGGCAATAGCCTTGCCCTGTGGATCTTCGCCCGCCAGAGAGGCAACTCTTCTCCAGCCAATGTCTTCCTGCTCCATCTCGCTGTGGCTGACCTGTTTTACATCTTCGTTTTGCCACTCAGGGCCACTTATCATTTAACAGGGGGGCATTGGCCATTTGGCGAAATCCCCTGCCGTCTCGCAGGCTTCTTCTTTTATGTCAACATGTATGCCAGTTTGTACTTCCTGGCCTGTGTTGCAGGCGACAGATACCTCGCCGTGGTACACGCCGTACGTTCCCTCAAGATCAGACACCCTCGTTACGCTCACATCACCAGTTTTGCGCTTTGGGCTTTGGTGATAGTGTCTATGGCGCCCCTACTGGTCACCAAGCAGACCGCAGAAATCAATGGCTCTACCGTATGCTTGCAGCTGTACAGAGAAAAGGCCTCACGACGTGCTCTCGTCTCCCTCGCTGTAGCCTTCATGCCGCCTTTCATTGCCACCCTTTCTTGCTACCTGCTAATTGTGCATAGTCTGAGAAAAGGTTCGAGGCTAGAACCGGCGCTGAAACTCCGAGCTCTACGCACGATCGGTCTGGTCATGCTCATCTACATAGTATGCTTTTTGCCCTATCACTTAAGCCGTGCAACCTTCATCTTGGGTTACGGACACCCAGACCTATCCTGCCAAATCAAAAGAGGGCTAGCCCTGGCTAACCGTCTTACTTCCTCTTTAACTTGCCTGAATGGGGCTTTGGATCCACTGGTCTACCTGTTCGCAGCTGAGAAGTTCAGGGGAAGTGTTCGCAGGCTTTTCTGCAGAGACAAATCAGGGGGGTCCGGCGCTACAAGTGGGGACCTGAAAGGTACACATGAGAGCTCTATGAGTGCAAAGTCTGAGTTCTGA